A stretch of the Bacillaceae bacterium S4-13-56 genome encodes the following:
- the parE gene encoding DNA topoisomerase IV subunit B, which produces MIINTSQYNDDSIQVLEGMDAVRKRPGMYIGSTDSRGLHHLVYEIVDNAVDEALAGFGNKIRVTIHKDNSIQVEDEGRGMPTGMHKTGKPTPEVIFTILHAGGKFGQGGYKTSGGLHGVGASVVNALSEWLEVTIHRDGTTYKQRFENGGKPVTTLEKVGKTRKSGTTIHFKPDPTIFSVITYDFETLAERLREAAFLLKGLKITVNDLRNDQKEEFQYPEGLKDFVLYLNEEKDPLHSVVSFEGHQNGIDVDFAFQFNDGYSENVLSFVNNVRTKDGGTHESGAKTAITRVFNEYARKNNLLKEKDKNLEGTDIREGFTGIISVRVPEDKLQFEGQTKGKLGTSEARSVVDSVVSEYLSYFLEENPDNATRLVRKAVKAREARDAARKAREDTRSGKKKKRKDTLLSGKLTPAQSRNPKKNELYLVEGDSAGGSAKQGRDRKFQAVLPLRGKVINTEKAKLPDIMKNEEISTIIHTIGAGVGADFSIEDVQYDKVIIMTDADTDGAHIQVLLLTFFYRYMKPLLEAGKVYIALPPLYKVSKGSGKKEQIEYAWEEDHLKKVTQKFKSGYTLQRYKGLGEMNADQLWETTMNPETRTLIRVTIDDVARAERRVVTLMGDKVEPRRKWIESHVSFGLEEESNILENDKIQS; this is translated from the coding sequence TTGATTATTAATACGTCTCAGTATAATGATGATTCCATTCAGGTGTTAGAAGGCATGGATGCTGTTCGAAAAAGACCAGGAATGTATATAGGAAGTACAGATAGTAGAGGTTTACATCACCTCGTTTATGAGATTGTGGATAATGCTGTAGATGAAGCGTTGGCGGGATTTGGAAATAAGATTCGTGTGACAATTCATAAAGATAATAGTATACAAGTGGAAGACGAAGGACGAGGAATGCCAACAGGGATGCACAAAACAGGCAAGCCCACACCTGAAGTTATCTTTACCATCCTGCATGCAGGGGGAAAGTTTGGACAAGGTGGATACAAAACAAGTGGAGGATTACATGGTGTTGGAGCATCTGTTGTTAATGCTTTATCTGAATGGTTAGAGGTAACTATTCATCGTGATGGAACTACGTATAAACAACGATTTGAAAATGGTGGTAAGCCAGTTACAACATTAGAAAAAGTAGGGAAAACCAGAAAATCAGGTACAACTATTCATTTTAAGCCTGATCCAACTATTTTTTCTGTAATAACTTATGATTTTGAAACGCTGGCTGAGAGACTACGCGAGGCAGCATTTTTGCTAAAAGGATTAAAAATTACAGTTAATGATCTACGTAATGATCAAAAAGAAGAATTCCAATATCCAGAAGGGTTAAAGGACTTTGTTTTATATTTAAACGAAGAGAAGGATCCACTTCATTCTGTGGTTTCATTTGAAGGTCATCAAAATGGAATTGATGTTGATTTTGCTTTTCAATTTAATGATGGCTATTCAGAAAATGTTCTCTCCTTTGTGAATAACGTTCGTACGAAGGACGGGGGCACCCATGAATCTGGTGCTAAAACCGCAATCACTCGCGTATTTAATGAATATGCGAGAAAAAATAATCTATTAAAAGAAAAAGATAAAAATTTGGAAGGAACGGATATTAGAGAAGGCTTTACTGGCATAATTTCTGTTCGTGTACCAGAGGACAAGCTGCAATTCGAAGGACAAACGAAAGGAAAGCTTGGGACATCGGAAGCACGGTCTGTAGTAGATAGCGTTGTTTCAGAATATCTATCTTATTTTCTTGAAGAAAACCCAGATAATGCAACCAGGTTGGTTAGAAAAGCAGTTAAGGCTAGAGAGGCCCGTGATGCAGCACGAAAGGCTAGAGAGGATACACGTAGTGGAAAGAAGAAAAAGCGTAAGGATACGCTATTAAGTGGGAAACTGACACCTGCCCAATCACGTAACCCTAAGAAAAATGAACTTTACTTAGTAGAGGGAGATTCTGCAGGTGGGTCAGCAAAGCAAGGAAGAGATCGAAAATTCCAAGCTGTCTTACCTCTTCGTGGAAAAGTAATCAACACGGAAAAAGCGAAGCTTCCTGATATTATGAAAAACGAAGAAATATCAACCATTATTCACACTATCGGAGCGGGTGTTGGTGCTGACTTTTCGATAGAAGACGTCCAATATGACAAAGTAATTATCATGACAGATGCTGATACAGATGGGGCCCATATTCAGGTTTTGTTACTCACATTTTTCTATCGTTACATGAAGCCTTTATTAGAAGCTGGAAAGGTTTATATCGCTCTTCCTCCTTTATATAAGGTTTCAAAGGGTAGCGGTAAAAAAGAACAAATAGAGTATGCTTGGGAAGAAGATCATCTAAAAAAAGTCACTCAAAAATTTAAATCGGGCTATACTTTACAGCGTTACAAAGGTTTAGGTGAAATGAACGCTGATCAGTTATGGGAAACAACCATGAATCCTGAAACAAGAACACTAATCCGAGTTACAATAGATGACGTAGCAAGAGCTGAACGGAGAGTTGTAACATTGATGGGCGACAAAGTTGAACCTCGTCGAAAATGGATTGAATCCCATGTTTCTTTCGGATTAGAAGAAGAATCTAATATATTAGAAAATGACAAAATTCAATCATAA
- a CDS encoding CoA-binding protein, translating into MYSNPSNEEIGKILKEAKTIAVVGLSDKSDRTSYQVSKVMQDAGYKIIPINPTVDKVLGEKAYPSLLDIEDDIKIDIIDVFRRSELLPEVAEEAVQTNAGVFWAQQGLYNEEAYDILKKENKTVIMDLCIKVAHSVLVKK; encoded by the coding sequence ATGTATTCAAATCCATCTAATGAAGAGATCGGAAAAATTTTAAAAGAAGCGAAAACTATTGCTGTTGTTGGATTATCTGATAAATCTGATCGAACATCCTATCAGGTTTCAAAAGTTATGCAAGACGCGGGCTATAAAATAATTCCGATCAATCCAACGGTTGATAAAGTGCTGGGAGAAAAAGCTTATCCTTCTTTGTTGGACATTGAGGATGATATTAAGATTGATATCATTGATGTTTTTAGAAGATCAGAACTATTACCTGAAGTTGCAGAAGAGGCTGTTCAAACAAATGCAGGGGTATTTTGGGCTCAGCAAGGACTTTACAATGAAGAGGCTTATGACATACTAAAGAAAGAAAACAAAACAGTCATCATGGATCTTTGCATTAAGGTTGCCCATTCAGTTCTAGTAAAAAAATAG
- a CDS encoding glycosyl hydrolase family 18 protein yields the protein MRQKTTMNTVQIASVFIVTAFFITLTLSIYILYPFPSKEKTSYFNSETTLIFNNSIYNEGVWTDGQLFLPITFIKEYIDPNIYMENSSESVIITTEFDVFQLTQNQTKIEKNYETISLSFPVLKNFEGHPYDPYVAADWLEDVYPIEITRVESTGAIFIKKDGDQEKLASVKPNGEEYEYQMRTEPNFRSSYVHEVKPEEKLILEESGEKFSKARSEDGYAGFLPNDLLSQYETKTIIINQDQKSYIPSITGPINVTWDAIYQANNNPSDVTTMAGVNVISPTWFHVKDSSGEIENMASKTYVKDAHKEGYQVWALFSNDFDPDKTHDVLSSFDRRKKMIQQLLAYAEIYGIQGLNVDFENVYEEDGPFLTQFMRELTPLAHEAGLTISMDITFISNSPMWSKFYEREELAGIVDYFMVMAYDEQPGGSSVAGSVSSLPWVEKHLIRTLEVIPSKKVLLGIPFYTRLWTEEKQEDGSVKVSSKALTMDQVKHWIEKRGVEPVYDQASGQDYVEVVEGNKTYRVWIENLNSLKKRVRLAEKYELAGIASWNKYFAEEEAFLTLESELKSKNLVKSDQP from the coding sequence ATGAGACAAAAAACGACAATGAATACGGTTCAAATCGCATCTGTGTTTATCGTTACCGCATTCTTTATTACTTTAACACTTAGCATTTATATTTTATATCCTTTTCCATCAAAAGAAAAGACCTCATATTTTAATTCGGAAACTACTCTTATCTTCAATAACTCAATTTATAATGAAGGGGTATGGACAGATGGTCAACTATTTCTACCTATAACCTTTATTAAAGAATACATTGATCCGAATATTTATATGGAAAACTCTTCTGAATCTGTCATTATCACAACAGAATTTGATGTGTTCCAACTTACACAAAATCAAACAAAGATAGAAAAAAATTATGAAACTATCTCTCTTTCATTTCCTGTTTTAAAAAATTTTGAAGGACATCCATATGATCCATATGTTGCTGCGGATTGGCTTGAAGATGTCTATCCAATTGAAATTACACGTGTTGAATCAACAGGAGCTATTTTTATAAAAAAAGATGGAGATCAAGAGAAACTTGCTTCTGTTAAACCTAATGGGGAAGAATATGAATACCAAATGCGAACAGAGCCCAATTTTAGATCTTCGTATGTTCATGAAGTTAAACCAGAAGAAAAACTGATATTGGAGGAATCGGGGGAAAAATTCAGCAAAGCCCGATCAGAGGATGGATACGCAGGATTTCTTCCAAACGATCTTCTATCACAGTATGAAACAAAAACGATCATTATCAATCAAGACCAAAAAAGCTATATCCCATCTATTACTGGACCCATAAATGTGACATGGGACGCTATTTATCAAGCAAATAATAACCCTTCTGATGTAACTACAATGGCAGGCGTGAATGTTATCTCTCCAACATGGTTTCATGTGAAAGATTCTTCAGGAGAAATTGAAAACATGGCATCTAAAACCTATGTAAAAGATGCCCATAAAGAGGGGTATCAAGTATGGGCGCTTTTTTCTAATGACTTCGACCCTGATAAAACACACGATGTATTATCCTCATTTGATCGACGAAAAAAGATGATTCAGCAACTGTTAGCTTATGCTGAGATCTATGGAATACAAGGTCTTAATGTCGATTTTGAGAATGTTTATGAAGAAGATGGCCCCTTTTTAACTCAATTCATGAGGGAGCTTACACCTCTTGCACATGAAGCGGGCTTGACCATATCGATGGACATCACTTTTATTTCAAATAGCCCAATGTGGTCAAAATTTTATGAGAGAGAAGAATTAGCGGGGATAGTCGATTACTTCATGGTGATGGCCTATGATGAGCAACCAGGAGGTTCGTCTGTCGCAGGGAGTGTTTCAAGTCTTCCATGGGTTGAGAAACACTTAATACGCACCTTAGAAGTTATCCCTTCCAAAAAGGTATTATTAGGAATTCCGTTTTATACTCGGTTATGGACGGAGGAAAAACAAGAGGACGGATCGGTAAAAGTTTCATCAAAAGCTCTCACGATGGATCAGGTAAAACATTGGATAGAGAAGCGTGGAGTTGAACCAGTTTATGATCAAGCATCAGGACAAGACTATGTAGAAGTAGTGGAAGGAAACAAAACCTATCGTGTCTGGATAGAAAACCTAAACTCTCTTAAAAAAAGAGTTCGACTAGCCGAGAAATATGAGCTAGCAGGTATTGCGAGTTGGAATAAATATTTCGCTGAAGAGGAAGCTTTTCTCACACTAGAATCAGAATTAAAAAGTAAAAACCTTGTAAAGTCTGATCAACCGTAA
- the plsY gene encoding glycerol-3-phosphate 1-O-acyltransferase PlsY, which produces MDYIIFGIIAYILGSIPFALVVGKIGYNTDIRHHGSGNLGGTNTFRVLGIKAGIIVTASDILKGTLATSLPIIFNASADPLIIGIFAVLGHTYPLFAKFRGGKAVATSGGVILAVNPLLFLILVLTFLLTLYLSKFVSLSSMVAGVTGVVYSIFTGDIGLTIVIGLLTIFIIYRHRTNIKRIKEGTEPKIKWM; this is translated from the coding sequence ATGGACTACATTATCTTCGGAATTATCGCCTACATATTAGGATCTATTCCCTTCGCCTTAGTTGTTGGAAAAATTGGTTATAATACGGACATACGTCACCACGGCAGTGGTAATCTTGGAGGCACCAATACTTTCCGAGTTCTTGGTATTAAGGCTGGAATCATTGTTACTGCTTCTGACATATTAAAAGGAACACTTGCCACTTCTTTACCAATAATATTTAACGCATCAGCAGATCCACTAATTATTGGAATTTTCGCGGTGTTAGGTCATACCTATCCACTCTTCGCAAAATTCCGTGGGGGAAAGGCTGTAGCAACCTCAGGTGGAGTTATCCTTGCGGTTAATCCACTACTGTTTCTTATACTAGTCCTAACCTTTCTTCTGACTCTATATCTATCAAAATTCGTCTCTTTATCTTCAATGGTTGCAGGAGTAACTGGTGTCGTTTACTCTATTTTCACTGGTGACATTGGACTTACAATCGTGATTGGACTTCTCACTATTTTTATTATCTATCGACATCGAACCAATATCAAACGTATCAAAGAAGGGACAGAACCCAAGATTAAATGGATGTAA
- a CDS encoding CapA family protein, whose product MKKKNGMFFSLSIAFILIISTLIVYQFTQKSTEKEIKPVSSHALKTREEQTAKSFETAVTLRAIGDILIHSPLYRDAWNGEDYDFRTMLEFVKPLLLSADITFANQETILGGVEMGLSSYPQFNSPVEVGEAFFDAGVDIVSNANNHSLDLYEKGVLNSTKNLSEIGLEYVGSFNSFEDQATSRILKRNGMDIGFLAYTYGTNGIVRPPDKPYLVNYINEEEIIRAVQELKKKTDFIIVSLHFGNEYQPLPSSMQKELATSVINQGADIILGHHPHVLQPAEWITRADGSRGFVIYSLGNFISGQTTLDRRIGGIMELTLTHKVGPIGTENSIGSPVFTPTYVYHSNYRNYRIVSLYGASKYGLPNSNSVFENTKAHMTQWVPDMRIRKYFTE is encoded by the coding sequence ATGAAAAAGAAAAATGGTATGTTTTTTAGCCTTTCTATAGCTTTCATCTTAATTATCAGCACCTTAATTGTTTATCAGTTTACCCAAAAAAGCACAGAAAAAGAAATAAAACCTGTTAGTTCCCATGCATTAAAAACGAGGGAAGAGCAAACGGCTAAGTCTTTTGAAACTGCAGTCACACTAAGAGCTATTGGTGACATACTTATACATAGCCCTTTATATAGAGATGCATGGAATGGAGAAGACTATGATTTTCGTACTATGTTAGAGTTTGTCAAACCGCTTTTACTTTCAGCAGACATTACATTTGCGAATCAGGAAACGATTCTCGGTGGAGTAGAAATGGGGCTCTCATCCTATCCTCAATTCAATTCCCCAGTTGAAGTAGGTGAAGCCTTCTTTGATGCTGGTGTAGATATTGTTTCGAATGCAAACAACCATTCGCTTGATCTTTATGAAAAAGGCGTATTAAATAGTACGAAGAACTTGTCTGAAATTGGACTAGAATACGTGGGCAGTTTTAATAGCTTTGAAGACCAAGCAACTTCTCGAATTTTAAAAAGAAATGGAATGGACATCGGATTTTTAGCTTATACCTATGGTACGAATGGGATTGTTCGTCCTCCAGATAAACCTTATCTAGTGAACTATATAAATGAAGAAGAAATAATCCGTGCTGTTCAGGAACTAAAGAAAAAAACTGACTTTATTATCGTTAGCCTTCATTTTGGGAATGAATATCAACCATTACCATCAAGTATGCAAAAAGAGTTAGCGACCTCTGTTATCAATCAAGGCGCGGATATTATACTTGGCCATCATCCACATGTTCTTCAACCAGCAGAGTGGATCACACGTGCAGACGGTTCAAGAGGATTCGTCATTTATTCACTTGGCAATTTCATATCTGGACAAACAACTTTAGATCGACGTATAGGTGGAATTATGGAGCTTACCTTGACTCATAAGGTTGGACCTATTGGAACTGAAAATTCAATAGGTTCCCCAGTGTTTACTCCTACTTACGTTTATCATTCCAATTATAGAAACTATAGAATTGTGTCCCTGTATGGGGCTTCAAAATATGGATTACCTAATAGCAATAGTGTTTTTGAAAATACGAAAGCACATATGACTCAATGGGTTCCTGACATGAGGATTCGTAAATATTTT